The genomic stretch GCGAGGCCCCGGCGGCGGTCGGCGACGCTAGCACCGCTCGTCGGCATTCGACCCGCAATTCCGGCCCTTGCACGGGATCCTGCAAGCGCCGGGTCGCGATCTGGACCCATCGGACGCAGAGGCGCTGGTGCTGGGCGCGCGTCCAGACCTGCCGTAGCGTATTGGTGAGCCTCGGGGCGGCCTGCCGCGACGGCACCGAACGGGACCATGATCGTGGAACGGGAACGATGACCGACTACTTCGACCTCGGCGACTACGGGCGCGGGACGTCGACCTCCTCGCCCGACGCCCAGCGCTGGTTCGATCGCGGGCTCGTGTGGAGCTACGCCTTCAACCACGGGGAGGCGATCCGCTGCTTCGAGGCGGCGCTCGAGCACGACCCCACGTTCGCGCTGGCGCACTGGGGCGTGGCGTACGCCGCCGGCCCGAACTACAACAAGCCGTGGGAGGCGTTCGACGAGACCGACCTCGCGGCCTCGCTGACCCGGGCGCACCGCGCGCTCGGCCGCGCGCGCGAGCTCCAGGCCGGCGCCTCGCCGGTCGAGCGGGATCTGATCGCGGCGCTGTCGCGGCGTTACGCCGAGGACGACCCAGCGGGCGACCTCGACGGCTGGTGCGCCGACTACGCGGAGGCGATGCGCGGCATCCGCGAGCGCTATCCCGACGACCTCGACGTCGCCACGCTCTGCGCGGAGGCGCTGATGAACCTGACGGCCTGGGCGCTCTGGGACCAGTCGACCGGCGAGCCCGCGGAGGGCTCGTGCACCGTCGAGGCGCGGGCGATCCTCGAGCGGGCGCGCCAGCTGCCCGGCGGGCGCACGCATCCCGGGGTGCTGCACATGTACCTGCACCTGATGGAGATGTCGCCGGCGCCCGAGCTCGCGCTGGAGGCGGCCGACGACCTGCGCGGCCTGGTACCGGACGCCGGCCACCTCGAGCACATGCCGACGCACATCGACATCCTCTGCGGTGACTACCGGCGTACCGTGGAGTCCAACACGCGGGCCATCGCCGCCGACGAGAAGTACTTCGCCCGCTCCGGCGGCCTCGAGTTCTACTCGCTGTACCGCTGCCACGACTTCCACTTCAAGATCTACGGCGCCATGTTCCTGGGGCAGTCGCGGGTCGCTCTCGAGACCGCCGACGCGCTCGCCGCCGCCCTGCCCGAGGCGCTCCTGCGCGTCGAGGTCCCGCCGATGGCGGACTGGCTCGAGGGCTTCTACTCGATGAAGAACCACGTGCTGATCCGCTTCGGCCGCTGGCAGGACATCCTCGACCTCGAGCTGCCGTCCGACCAGGATCTCTACTGCGTCACGACCGCGATGACGCGCTACGCCAGGGGCGTGGCGCTGGCGGCGACGGGCCGCGTCGACGAGGCCCGCGCGGAGCGCGAGCGCTTTGCCGACGCGGTCGCGCGCGTGCCGGAGTCGCGCACGATCTTCAACAACACCTGCGTCGACATCCTCGCCGTCGCGAGCGCGATGCTCGACGGCGAGATCGCCTACCGCGCCGGGCACCACGACGAGGCCTTCGGCCACCTGCGCCGGTCGATCGAGCTCGACGACGGACTGCCCTACGACGAGCCGTGGGGCTGGATGCAGCCCACCCGGCACGCCTACGGCGCGCTGCTGCTCGAACAGGGGCGCGTCGAGGAGGCTGAGGCGGTCTACCAGGCCGACCTCGGCCTCGACGACACCCTTGCGCGCGCGTGCCACCACCCGAACAACGTGTGGAGC from Capillimicrobium parvum encodes the following:
- a CDS encoding tetratricopeptide repeat protein encodes the protein MTDYFDLGDYGRGTSTSSPDAQRWFDRGLVWSYAFNHGEAIRCFEAALEHDPTFALAHWGVAYAAGPNYNKPWEAFDETDLAASLTRAHRALGRARELQAGASPVERDLIAALSRRYAEDDPAGDLDGWCADYAEAMRGIRERYPDDLDVATLCAEALMNLTAWALWDQSTGEPAEGSCTVEARAILERARQLPGGRTHPGVLHMYLHLMEMSPAPELALEAADDLRGLVPDAGHLEHMPTHIDILCGDYRRTVESNTRAIAADEKYFARSGGLEFYSLYRCHDFHFKIYGAMFLGQSRVALETADALAAALPEALLRVEVPPMADWLEGFYSMKNHVLIRFGRWQDILDLELPSDQDLYCVTTAMTRYARGVALAATGRVDEARAERERFADAVARVPESRTIFNNTCVDILAVASAMLDGEIAYRAGHHDEAFGHLRRSIELDDGLPYDEPWGWMQPTRHAYGALLLEQGRVEEAEAVYQADLGLDDTLARACHHPNNVWSLHGYHECLVRLGKAGEARIVKQQLDIAAAYADIPVKASCACRLTAVA